A window from Parambassis ranga chromosome 13, fParRan2.1, whole genome shotgun sequence encodes these proteins:
- the dscamb gene encoding Down syndrome cell adhesion molecule homolog, producing MWILAFIFFQSILNVFSEDLHSSLYFVNASLQEIVFASTTGTSVPCPVGGAPPASLRWYLATGEEIYDVPGIRHVHPNGTLQIFNFLPSSFSKLIHDNTYYCTAENPSGKIRSQDVHIKAVSREPYTVRVADQKAMRGSVAVFKCIIPASVEAYVTVVSWEKDTVSLSSGQRYLITSTGALYIVDVLPEDGLNNYRCTTRHRYTGETRQSNSARLIVSDPTNAEPSILDGFDHREVMINHRVELPCKASGYPTPKYRWLKDNSPLEPDSRFRQTISGLLIESVQPSDSGTYVCEVWNSYGNAEVMGRLYVKQPLKAVVSPRKVKGSVGSKVSLSCSVSGSDEYELSWYRNGEIIYPGNNVRFTGLNRENLIMEGMSKSDGGAYQCFARKGKMSAQDFVQVILEDGTPKILSSFSEKVVNPNEPVFLFCNVKGTPPPRCTWSLDDDPVIKDSHHHLGHYETHEGHVVSQLNVTHTQVQDGGVYRCTCSNSAGVVYHQARINVRGRASIRPMKNITAIAGRDAFVHCRVIGYPYYSIKWYKNSALLPFNHRQRAFENNGTLKLSNVQQVDAGEYNCKVMVQPNKMDSQSVHVRVRVPPYIQPFEFQRFTIGQRVFIPCVVMSGDRPLDITWQKDGRPIPVSLGVTVDNIDFTSSLRISNLTPDHNGNYTCIARNEAAAVEHQSQLIVRVPPQFVVQPEDQDGIYGKTVTLNCSAEGYPPPTIVWEHSKGAGVPQFQPILLNSGSRIQLLSNGSLLIKHVLEDDSGFYLCKVSNDVGADVSKSMYLTVKIPAMITSYPNTTLATQGEEKRMSCIAHGEKPIMVRWEKEERIINPETSRYVVTVKEVADEVISTLVIMPTVREDSGFFSCHAINSFGEDRGIIQLTVQEPPDPPEVEIREVKDRTIALRWTMGFDGNSPITGYDIECKNKSASWLSAQVTKDVSPQLNQATIIDLHPSSTYNIRMVAKNIIGNSNPSNELTITTDEAAPDGPPQDVTLEPTSPQSIKVSWKPPQKHLQNGVIRGYQVGYREYSPGGSHQFTIISVDTTGDTTESIVLDNLKKFTQYSVVVQAANRAGTGPSSQQVVTKTLEDVPSRPPENVLAVAKSPEVISLSWMPLPRESLNGNLQGYRVIYWANLPDGELGEIRNVTTSQPSLELDGLEKYTNYSIQVLAFTNAGDGVRSEQIYVRTKEDVPGPPAGVKAAASSSSVVFVSWLPPLKLNGIIRKYIVFCSNLHPMVMSEFEASPDAYFYRIPNLARNRQYSIWVVAVTAAGHGNNSEKITVEPLAKAPARILTFNGTVTTPWMKDIVLPCKAVGDPPPTIKWLKGNTNGTPTPVLVDGRRSVHGNGSFIIRTVKAEDSGNYSCVASNNWGSDEITLNLQVQVPPDQPRLTVTKTTTTSITLSWIPGDNGGSSIRGYILQYSEDNSEQWGSFPISPSERSYRLETLKCGTWYKFTLTAQNAVGPGRISEIIEAKTHGKEPQFAKEHELFTSINSTRARLNLIGWNNGGCPITSFILEYRAVDSATWTTAQRTSLTKSYILYDLQEATWYELQMKVTNSAGSAEKRITFATLNADGSTIPPLLKRGDPISDNMSGSGGLKMVVTITSILVVAVLVFIMLMVLKRRRREQRLKRLRDAKSLAEMLMSKNTRTPDTVNKQQQTLRMHIDIPRAQLLIEERDTMETIDDRSTVLLTDNDFGETNKQKSSTVTHTVHYQSLSQATGPLVDVSDARPGTNPTARRTAKAGPAAARSRYASQWTLNRPHPTSSSHTLTTDWRLPTPRATGSVDKESDSYSVSPSQDTDRARSSMVSTESASSTYEELARAYEHAKMEEQLRHAKFTITECFISDTSSEQMTAGTNDYTDSLTSSTPSESGICRFTASPPKPQDVSRVMNMAVPKAHRPGGELVHLPPYLRMEFLLNRGVPLPARGGGVSSSSGSSSSGGGGGGGGGGSGGAGASGGGAGATGETRGGGGAAGGGAMGQTCLEPQRSRTLKRPPPMEPTPMEVPSPREVQQWQPGTASTLPHRDVRERGEARGEVRGEVPSTGDLAQAQAAKLSTSQESLLDSRGHLKQSNNPYAKSYTLV from the exons GACAAAGATATCTCATCACATCCACAGGAGCCTTGTATATTGTGGACGTCCTGCCTGAGGATGGGCTGAACAACTATCGCTGCACCACCCGGCATCGGTACACCGGTGAGACTCGGCAGAGCAACAGCGCACGTCTCATTGTCTCAG ACCCCACCAATGCTGAGCCAAGCATCTTGGATGGCTTTGACCACCGAGAGGTGATGATTAATCATCGGGTGGAGCTGCCCTGTAAGGCTTCAGGCTATCCAACGCCCAAATACCGCTGGCTGAAGGACAACAGCCCTTTGGAGCCTGACAGTCGCTTTCGCCAGACCATCTCAGGGTTGCTGATAGAAAGCGTGCAGCCCAGTGACTCGGGCACATATGTCTGTGAAGTGTGGAATAGTTATGGCAACGCTGAGGTCATGGGGCGCCTGTATGTCAAAC AGCCTTTGAAAGCAGTGGTCAGCCCACGAAAGGTGAAGGGCAGTGTGGGTAGCAAGGTGTCTCTGTCTTGTAGCGTGAGTGGCTCAGATGAATATGAGCTGTCATGGTATCGCAATGGAGAAATCATCTACCCTGGCAACAATGTTCGTTTCACCGGGCTTAACCGGGAGAACCTCATCATGGAGGGAATGTCAAAAAGTGACGGAGGAGCGTACCAGTGCTTTGCAAGGAAGGGCAAGATGTCTGCACAGGACTTTGTGCAGGTCATCCTTGAAG ATGGTACCCCAAAAATCTTGTCCTCCTTCAGTGAGAAGGTAGTGAACCCAAATGAGCCCGTCTTCCTGTTCTGCAACGTGAAGGGCACACCGCCTCCCCGGTGCACCTGGTCTCTGGACGATGACCCTGTCATCAAAGACAGCCACCACCACCTGGGCCATTACGAGACCCACGAGGGCCATGTGGTCAGCCAGCTCAACGTCACACACACCCAGGTGCAGGACGGCGGGGTGTACCGGTGCACGTGCAGCAACTCGGCCGGGGTTGTGTACCACCAGGCTCGAATAAACGTAAGAG GTCGTGCCAGCATTCGTCCAatgaaaaacatcacagcaaTAGCTGGACGGGATGCCTTCGTTCACTGCCGTGTTATTGGCTACCCTTACTATTCCATAAAATGGTACAAgaactctgctctgctgccgTTCAACCACAGACAGCGAGCTTTTGAGAACAACGGCACACTGAAATTGAGCAACGTGCAGCAGGTGGATGCTGGAGAGTATAACTGCAAAGTGATGGTCCAGCCAAACAAGATGGACTCCCAGAGCGTCCATGTCCGTGTCAGAG TCCCTCCCTACATTCAGCCCTTTGAGTTTCAGCGCTTCACCATCGGTCAGCGTGTCTTCATACCCTGCGTGGTTATGTCGGGCGACCGTCCGTTGGACATCACATGGCAGAAGGACGGACGGCCAATCCCCGTCAGCTTGGGCGTGACTGTGGATAACATTGACTTCACCAGTTCACTGCGGATCTCCAACCTTACACCCGACCACAATGGCAACTACACCTGCATCGCCCGCAACGAGGCCGCGGCTGTTGAGCACCAGAGTCAGCTCATTGTTAGAG TCCCTCCCCAGTTTGTGGTTCAACCAGAGGACCAGGATGGCATTTATGGGAAAACTGTGACTCTTAACTGCTCCGCTGAAGGCTATCCACCACCCACCATTGTATGGGAACATTCCAAAG GTGCGGGTGTCCCCCAGTTTCAGCCCATTCTTCTGAACAGTGGATCTCGTATCCAGCTACTGAGCAACGGTTCGCTGCTGATCAAACATGTGCTGGAGGACGACAGCGGCTTCTACCTGTGTAAGGTCAGCAACGATGTGGGAGCTGATGTCAGCAAGTCCATGTACCTCACCGTCAAAA TCCCTGCCATGATCACCTCCTACCCCAACACCACCCTGGccacgcagggtgaggagaagAGGATGAGCTGCATAGCTCACGGGGAAAAACCCATCATGGTGCGCTGGGAGAAAGAAGAGCGCATCATCAACCCTGAGACCAGCAGATATGTGGTGACTGTCAAGGAGGTGGCTGACGAAGTCATCTCAACACTGGTG ATTATGCCTACTGTTCGTGAGGACTCAGGGTTCTTCTCCTGTCATGCCATCAACTCGTTCGGCGAGGACCGAGGCATCATCCAGCTGACAGTGCAAG AACCACCCGACCCTCCAGAAGTAGAGATCCGGGAGGTTAAAGATCGCACCATAGCTCTCCGCTGGACCATGGGCTTTGATGGCAACAGCCCCATCACAGGATATGATATTGAGTGCAAGAACAAATCAG CTTCATGGCTATCAGCCCAGGTGACCAAAGATGTGTCACCGCAGCTCAACCAGGCCACTATCATTGACCTCCACCCTTCCTCCACTTACAACATCCGCATGGTTGCCAAGAACATTATCGGCAACAGCAACCCGAGTAATGAGCTCACCATCACTACAGATGAAGCAG CTCCTGATGGGCCACCACAAGATGTCACTCTGGAGCCCACCTCCCCACAGAGCATCAAAGTTTCCTGGAAG CCTCCCCAGAAACACCTGCAGAACGGTGTGATCCGCGGCTACCAGGTGGGCTACAGGGAGTACAGTCCTGGTGGGAGCCATCAGTTCACCATTATCAGCGTGGATACAACAGGAGACACTACAGAGAGCATCGTACTGGACAACCTGAAGAAGTTCACTCAGTACAGTGTGGTGGTGCAGGCTGCAAACAGAGCAGGCACCGGGCCATCTTCACAGCAGGTGGTCACCAAGACCCTGGAGGATG TGCCGTCTCGGCCACCAGAAAACGTCCTGGCTGTGGCCAAGTCTCCAGAGGTCATTTCACTCTCCTGGATGCCTCTGCCCAGAGAGTCTCTTAATGGAAACCTGCAGGGCTACAGAGTCATCTACTGGGCCAACCTGCCAGATGGAG AACTTGGAGAAATTAGAAATGTGACTACCAGCCAGCCATCTCTGGAGCTAGATGGTTTGGAGAAGTACACCAACTACAGCATCCAAGTCTTAGCCTTCACAAATGCTGGAGACGGTGTCCGCAGTGAACAGATCTACGTCCGCACCAAAGAGGATG TTCCTGGTCCTCCAGCAGGAGTGaaggctgcagcctccagtaGTTCAGTAGTGTTTGTCTCCTGGCTGCCTCCTCTGAAACTCAACGGCATCATCAGGAAATACATCGTCTTCTGCTCTAACCTGCACCCCATG GTGATGAGTGAGTTCGAGGCGTCTCCAGATGCTTATTTCTACAGGATCCCAAACTTGGCTCGCAACAGGCAGTACAGTATCTGGGTGGtggctgtgactgctgctggtCATGGCAACAACAGTGAAAAGATCACAGTGGAGCCTCTGGCTAAAG CTCCAGCCAGGATCCTGACGTTTAACGGGACAGTCACCACTCCTTGGATGAAGGACATTGTTTTACCATGCAAGGCTGTTGGAGACCCGCCTCCTACCATCAAGTGGCTCAAGGGAAA CACCAACGGGACTCCCACACCTGTCCTTGTGGATGGCCGCCGTAGTGTTCATGGCAATGGCAGCTTCATCATTCGTACAGTGAAAGCAGAGGATTCTGGGAACTACAGCTGTGTGGCCAGCAACAACTGGGGGTCGGATGAGATCACGCTTAACCTGCAGGTCCAAG TCCCTCCTGACCAGCCACGCCTCACAGTTACCAAGACGACCACCACATCAATCACATTGTCATGGATACCTGGAGACAATGGAGGAAGCTCCATCAGAG GTTACATTTTGCAGTACTCAGAAGACAACAGTGAGCAGTGGGGCAGTTTTCCCATAAGCCCCAGTGAGCGCTCGTACCGTCTGGAGACCCTGAAGTGTGGCACATGGTACAAATTCACCCTGACGGCCCAGAATGCAGTGGGGCCAGGGCGGATCAGTGAGATCATTGAAGCTAAGACACATGGGAAAG AACCCCAGTTTGCCAAAGAACATGAACTCTTCACCAGCATCAACTCCACCAGGGCAAGGCttaatctgattggctggaataACGGCGGCTGTCCGATCACCTCCTTCATACTGGAGTACCGGGCTGTGGACTCTGCCACCTGGACCACAGCCCAGCGCACATCACTGACCAAGAGCTACATCCTGTACGACCTGCAGGAGGCAACCTGGTACGAGCTGCAGATGAAGGTCACCAACAGTGCTGGATCAGCAGAGAAGAGGATCACCTTTGCTACTCTCAATGCTGATGGAA GTACCATCCCTCCACTGCTGAAACGAGGAGATCCCATATCAGACAACATGTCAGGCAGCGGAGGTCTGAAGATGGTGGTGACCATCACCTCCATCCTGGTGGTAGCTGTGCTGGTTTTTATTATGCTTATGGTgctgaagaggagaaggagggagcagAGGCTCAAGCGACTCAGAG ATGCCAAAAGCCTGGCAGAAATGCTGATGAG CAAGAACACGCGGACACCGGACACAGtgaacaagcagcagcagacattaAGAATGCACATCGACATCCCCAGAGCCCAACTCCTCATCGAGGAGAGGGACACCATGGAGACAATCG ATGACAGGTCCACTGTGCTATTGACAGACAATGACTTTGGGGAGACCAACAAGCAGAAGTCCTCCACAGTGACTCACACTGTCCACTACCAGTCTCTGTCCCAGGCCACTGGACCACTGGTAGATGTGTCCGATGCCAGGCCTGGAACCA ATCCCACTGCCAGACGCACTGCCAAAGCTGGTCCTGCCGCAGCACGGAGCCGCTACGCCAGCCAGTGGACTCTAAACCGGCCACACCCCACTAGCTCCTCACATACTCTGACAACCGACTGGAGGCTCCCCACACCACGTGCTACTGGATCTGTGGACAAAGAGAGTGACAGTTACAGTGTCAGCCCCTCACAGGATACAG ATCGTGCACGGAGCAGCATGGTATCGACAGAGAGCGCATCCTCCACctatgaggagctggccagaGCCTACGAGCATGCCAAGATGGAGGAGCAACTTCGCCACGCCAAGTTCACCATCACAGAGTGCTTCATCTCTGACACCTCATCCGAACAGATGACAGCAGGGACCAACGACTACACTGACAGCCTGACCTCCAGCACGCCGTCTGAGTCGGGCATCTGCCGCTTTACCGCTTCACCGCCCAAACCTCAGGATGTCAGCAGGGTCATGAACATGGCTGTGCCAAAGGCACACAGACCTG GAGGAGAGTTGGTCCACTTGCCGCCTTACCTCCGTATGGAGTTCCTGTTGAACCGTGGCGTGCCTCTGCCAGCCCGAGGTGGAGGGGTCAGCAGCAgtagtggcagcagcagcagtggaggaggaggcggaggaggaggaggtggaagtggTGGTGCAGGAGCAAGCGGAGGCGGTGCTGGTGCTACAGGggaaacaagaggaggaggaggagcagctggtggaggagcAATGGGCCAGACCTGCCTGGAACCCCAGAGGAGCCGTACCCTGAAAAGGCCACCCCCCATGGAGCCCACCCCCATGGAAGTGCCCTCACCCAGGGAGGTGCAGCAGTGGCAGCCAGGAACTGCTTCCACCCTTCCTCACAGGGATGTCCGGGAGAGGGGAGAGGCCCGGGGGGAGGTCCGGGGAGAGGTCCCCTCCACGGGAGATTTAGCCCAAGCACAGGCTGCCAAGCTCAGCACCTCCCAGGAGTCCCTGCTGGACTCCAGAGGACACCTGAAACAGAGCAACAACCCCTATGCCAAGTCTTACACTCTGGTATAA